A region from the Myxococcus stipitatus genome encodes:
- the metK gene encoding methionine adenosyltransferase, which yields MPTDFLFTSESVTEGHPDKIADQISDGVLDAIIAKDPQARVAVETLVKTGLAIVAGEVTTNTYVDIPRIVRGTICRIGYTDSSMGYDGNTCGVMVAIEGQSQDIARGVDNKKEQGAGDQGMMFGFACDETSELMPAPLHYAHALTRKLADARRKQHDWIRPDGKSQVTVEYRDGRPVRIDAVVVSTQHSEEVSNKKIQEAIREDVIAKALPKKLIDNKTKFFINPTGRFVVGGPMGDSGVTGRKIIVDTYGGMGRHGGGAFSGKDPSKVDRSAAYMGRYIAKNVVAAGLARRCEVQVSYAIGVADPVSVMVETFGTGTVPEARIAQAIRATFGLKPREITEQLDLLRPIYQKTAAYGHFGRTEKDFTWERTDRKDALKEAASGPAGSSRLKAV from the coding sequence ATGCCTACCGATTTCCTGTTCACGTCCGAATCCGTCACCGAGGGCCACCCGGACAAGATCGCCGACCAGATCTCCGACGGTGTGCTCGACGCCATCATCGCCAAGGACCCGCAGGCGCGCGTCGCGGTGGAGACGCTCGTCAAGACGGGCCTCGCCATCGTCGCGGGCGAGGTGACCACGAACACCTACGTGGACATCCCGCGCATCGTGCGCGGCACCATCTGTCGGATTGGCTACACCGACAGCTCCATGGGCTACGACGGCAACACCTGCGGCGTCATGGTGGCCATCGAGGGCCAGAGCCAGGACATCGCCCGGGGCGTGGACAACAAGAAGGAGCAGGGCGCCGGCGACCAGGGCATGATGTTCGGCTTCGCGTGCGACGAGACGTCGGAGCTGATGCCCGCCCCGCTGCACTACGCCCACGCGCTGACCCGCAAGCTGGCGGACGCGCGGCGCAAGCAGCACGACTGGATCCGTCCGGACGGCAAGAGCCAGGTGACGGTGGAGTACCGCGACGGCCGCCCGGTGCGCATCGACGCGGTGGTGGTGTCCACGCAGCACTCCGAGGAGGTCTCCAACAAGAAGATCCAGGAGGCCATCCGCGAGGACGTCATCGCGAAGGCGCTGCCGAAGAAGCTCATCGACAACAAGACCAAGTTCTTCATCAACCCCACGGGCCGGTTCGTGGTGGGTGGCCCCATGGGCGACTCGGGCGTCACGGGCCGGAAGATCATCGTCGACACCTACGGCGGCATGGGCCGTCACGGTGGCGGCGCCTTCAGCGGCAAGGACCCGTCCAAGGTGGACCGCTCCGCGGCGTACATGGGGCGCTACATCGCCAAGAACGTGGTGGCCGCGGGCCTGGCCCGTCGCTGCGAGGTGCAGGTGTCCTACGCCATTGGCGTGGCCGACCCGGTCAGCGTGATGGTGGAGACGTTCGGCACGGGCACGGTGCCCGAGGCGCGCATCGCCCAGGCCATCCGCGCCACGTTCGGCCTCAAGCCGCGCGAAATTACCGAGCAGCTGGACCTGCTGCGGCCCATCTACCAGAAGACCGCCGCGTACGGTCACTTCGGCCGCACGGAGAAGGACTTCACCTGGGAGCGCACGGACCGCAAGGACGCGCTCAAGGAGGCAGCCAGCGGCCCCGCTGGCTCCAGCCGCCTGAAGGCCGTCTGA
- a CDS encoding glycosyltransferase has product MSPSSDHQLVRVEDYAPLIGAEAVDRILAKAFPLQDLRVAHVNSTYYGGGVVELLSPLTLLMNSVGLLTEWRAIQGPPDFFSITKKMHNALQGGCIRFTRLKRDIYEEVVYQNAVRNLLDHDRVIVHDPQPLPLVRHSRKRGPWIWRCHLDLSQPTPEVWDYLRPFVDDYDAAVFSIPEYARALRTPQRFFMPAIDPFSIKNRELSEEEVDERLARHCIPTDLPLVVQVSRFDRWKDPEGVVRAFELARREVPCTLVLLGNLANDDPEGQEVYGELLRHQEERVILLIREDTALVNALQRRAAVVLQKSLREGFGLTVAEAMWKGTPVIGGNVGGIRHQIRDGYNGFLVDTVEQCAERIVQLLRDPKLRETMGQRGRETVKNHFLLTRYLEQYLDLFAGFEARYLLK; this is encoded by the coding sequence ATGTCTCCCTCCAGCGATCACCAGCTCGTGCGGGTCGAGGACTACGCGCCCCTCATCGGCGCGGAGGCGGTGGATCGCATCCTCGCCAAGGCGTTTCCGCTCCAGGACCTGCGGGTGGCCCACGTCAACTCCACGTACTACGGCGGTGGCGTGGTGGAGCTCCTGTCGCCACTCACGCTGTTGATGAACAGCGTGGGGCTGCTCACCGAATGGCGCGCCATCCAGGGGCCTCCCGACTTCTTCAGCATCACGAAGAAGATGCACAACGCGCTCCAGGGCGGGTGCATCCGCTTCACGCGGCTCAAGCGCGACATCTACGAGGAGGTCGTCTACCAGAACGCGGTGCGCAACCTGCTGGACCACGACCGGGTCATCGTCCACGACCCGCAGCCGTTGCCGCTCGTTCGCCACAGCCGCAAGCGCGGACCGTGGATATGGCGCTGCCACCTGGACCTGTCCCAGCCGACGCCCGAGGTCTGGGACTACCTGCGGCCCTTCGTCGACGACTACGACGCGGCCGTGTTCAGCATCCCGGAGTACGCGCGGGCGCTCAGGACCCCCCAGCGCTTCTTCATGCCAGCCATCGACCCGTTCTCCATCAAGAACCGGGAGCTGTCGGAGGAGGAGGTCGACGAGCGGCTGGCGCGCCACTGCATTCCCACCGACCTGCCGCTGGTGGTGCAGGTGTCGCGCTTCGACCGGTGGAAGGACCCGGAGGGCGTGGTGCGGGCCTTCGAGCTCGCGCGGCGCGAGGTGCCCTGCACGCTGGTGCTGCTGGGCAACCTGGCCAACGACGACCCGGAGGGACAGGAGGTCTATGGCGAGCTGCTGCGGCACCAGGAGGAGCGCGTCATCCTGCTCATCCGCGAGGACACCGCGCTCGTCAACGCGCTCCAGCGCCGCGCCGCGGTGGTGCTCCAGAAGTCGCTGCGCGAGGGCTTCGGGCTCACGGTGGCGGAGGCGATGTGGAAGGGCACGCCCGTCATCGGTGGCAACGTGGGGGGCATCCGCCACCAGATACGGGACGGGTACAACGGCTTCCTCGTCGACACCGTCGAGCAGTGCGCCGAGCGCATCGTCCAGCTCCTCCGGGACCCGAAGCTCCGGGAGACGATGGGACAGCGGGGCCGCGAGACGGTGAAGAACCACTTCCTGCTCACCCGCTACCTGGAGCAGTACCTGGACCTCTTCGCCGGCTTCGAGGCGCGCTACCTCTTGAAGTAG
- a CDS encoding penicillin-binding transpeptidase domain-containing protein: MSKSPLPRHSCIGLVTALLVVAGHALGAPASNPAQVPPAPKSCFLLMDLATGEVTRSGGALCATRLPPASTFKIPHALIALETGVVARVDDLHKWDGTKHSVEMWNQDQTLDTAMRRSALWVFQGTARKIGRERMEAWLKRFHYGTEDASGDITRFWLGGPLRISPDEQLEFLARFYRNELPVRPEVSAAVKAMLVHGPTTVASVRAGINLGGPWKDGAVLSAKTGWFLDTSGDVTWLVGHVASPRGRHLFVSAVRSPPGESPSRPPALVAAIDALKAHGLL, from the coding sequence ATGTCGAAGTCTCCGCTTCCGCGTCATTCGTGCATCGGACTGGTCACCGCCCTCCTCGTCGTCGCGGGACATGCGCTCGGCGCGCCCGCGTCGAACCCCGCCCAGGTCCCGCCCGCGCCGAAGTCCTGCTTCCTGTTGATGGACCTGGCCACGGGCGAGGTGACGCGCTCCGGCGGGGCCCTTTGCGCCACGCGCCTGCCCCCCGCGTCCACGTTCAAGATTCCCCACGCGCTCATCGCGCTGGAGACGGGCGTGGTGGCGCGAGTCGACGACCTCCACAAGTGGGATGGGACGAAGCACTCCGTGGAGATGTGGAACCAGGACCAGACGCTGGACACCGCGATGCGCCGCTCCGCGCTCTGGGTCTTCCAGGGCACGGCGAGGAAGATTGGCCGCGAGCGCATGGAGGCGTGGCTGAAGCGCTTCCACTACGGCACCGAGGATGCCTCGGGGGACATCACCCGCTTCTGGCTCGGAGGCCCGCTGCGCATCTCCCCGGACGAGCAGCTCGAGTTCCTCGCGCGCTTCTATCGGAACGAGCTGCCGGTGCGGCCCGAGGTCTCCGCCGCCGTCAAGGCGATGCTGGTGCACGGCCCCACCACGGTCGCCAGCGTCCGCGCCGGCATCAACCTGGGCGGCCCCTGGAAGGACGGCGCCGTGCTGAGCGCCAAGACGGGCTGGTTCCTCGACACGTCGGGCGACGTCACCTGGCTGGTGGGCCACGTGGCCTCGCCCAGGGGACGCCACCTCTTCGTCAGCGCGGTGCGGTCCCCGCCCGGAGAGAGCCCCTCGCGGCCTCCCGCACTCGTCGCGGCCATCGACGCGCTGAAGGCCCACGGGCTGCTCTGA
- a CDS encoding adenosylhomocysteinase: MAKVVRPKQRTQRSRPVVLHDIRDASLAGEGRRRMRAAARDLPLLRGLRERFAKRAPLQGVRVAACLPVTAQTALLMVTLKAGGAQVCLGASRPAVTEDDVAAALVVDHGISTFARRDADTETSSRHVQALVETRPQLILEEGAEVVGVLHTRRRELLPHVLGSTEETVSGAHRLRALARAGVLGHPVIAVGEARTWRSHDAELGALRAVLEAPLAGRVVVVVGYGDMGQRVARRARAEGAEVVVAEFEPPAALEAALEGFRVLPLREASRRGEVFCVTSDVSHALRAEHFEKMKDGAVVANVSARRSALDGEALARLTRRRVVVGDGVEAHTLKDGRRLTVLAGGHPLRQERAGHLPSQARDWACAHQALVAAWLVEHAGALTRDVHAVPRPLVETLAGLELRRLGVKHDAPTGAQARELAAWREGT; this comes from the coding sequence ATGGCCAAGGTCGTCCGTCCGAAGCAGCGGACACAGCGCTCCCGTCCCGTCGTCCTCCATGACATTCGTGACGCGTCGCTGGCGGGAGAGGGGCGTCGCCGCATGCGCGCCGCCGCGCGCGACCTGCCGTTGCTGCGGGGGCTCCGGGAACGGTTCGCGAAGCGCGCGCCGCTCCAGGGCGTGCGCGTGGCGGCCTGTCTCCCCGTCACCGCGCAGACGGCCCTGCTGATGGTGACGCTGAAGGCGGGCGGAGCCCAGGTGTGTCTGGGAGCCTCGCGTCCCGCGGTGACCGAGGACGACGTCGCCGCCGCGCTGGTGGTGGACCATGGCATCTCCACCTTCGCGCGCCGGGACGCGGACACGGAGACGTCCTCGCGTCACGTCCAGGCGCTCGTGGAGACGCGGCCCCAGCTCATCCTGGAGGAAGGCGCGGAGGTGGTGGGCGTGCTGCACACGCGGCGCCGGGAGCTGCTTCCGCACGTGCTCGGGAGCACGGAGGAGACGGTGTCCGGGGCGCACCGGCTGCGAGCGCTGGCCCGGGCCGGCGTGCTCGGCCACCCCGTCATCGCGGTGGGCGAGGCGCGCACGTGGCGCTCGCACGACGCGGAGCTCGGCGCGCTGCGCGCCGTGCTGGAGGCGCCGCTCGCGGGCCGGGTCGTCGTCGTCGTGGGCTATGGGGACATGGGCCAGCGCGTGGCCCGGCGCGCGCGGGCGGAGGGCGCGGAGGTGGTGGTGGCGGAGTTCGAGCCTCCCGCCGCGCTGGAGGCGGCGCTGGAGGGCTTCCGGGTGCTGCCCCTGCGCGAGGCCTCGCGGCGCGGGGAGGTCTTCTGCGTCACCTCGGACGTGTCCCATGCCCTGCGCGCCGAGCACTTCGAGAAGATGAAGGATGGCGCCGTCGTGGCCAACGTCAGCGCCCGCCGCTCGGCGCTGGATGGAGAGGCGCTGGCGCGGCTGACCCGGCGCCGGGTCGTCGTGGGCGACGGTGTGGAGGCGCACACGCTGAAGGATGGCCGTCGGCTCACGGTGCTCGCCGGAGGGCATCCGCTCCGCCAGGAGCGCGCGGGCCACCTTCCGTCCCAGGCGCGTGACTGGGCCTGTGCCCACCAGGCGCTGGTGGCCGCGTGGCTGGTGGAGCACGCCGGGGCGCTGACGCGAGACGTCCATGCCGTCCCGCGGCCGCTGGTCGAGACCCTCGCCGGCCTCGAGCTGCGGCGCCTGGGCGTGAAGCACGACGCGCCCACCGGGGCGCAGGCGCGGGAGCTGGCCGCGTGGCGCGAGGGGACCTGA